A single window of Nocardia sp. NBC_01327 DNA harbors:
- a CDS encoding glutathionylspermidine synthase family protein translates to MRRVRSAPRPGWKQIIEGQGLVYGSPGVDTNGQPRPYWDESVHYEFDMDEILALEAQVEVLHTMCLHAIDNIILTERLADFGLPQWSWEHITNSWKRSDPHIYGRFDLRYDGRGPAKLLEYNADTPTSLLEASIVQWHWLTDLHPDDDQWNSLHEKLVERWGEMRDVLPSTQLHFTWSGADGSGEDNVTTAYMQETAAEAGFDTIALPIEEVGFDTELERFVDLAEAPIESIFKLYPWEWALDDDFGKRITQSLPSTMWIEPLWKTMLSNKALLAVLWEMYPGHPNLLPAYLDDPHELTEYIRKPKLGREGANMTIVGPGMETATGGVYGEEGFVYQMLDPLPEFDGMRPVLGAWIVGDTSAGLGIRETVGLITDDTSTFVPHRIPQS, encoded by the coding sequence GTGCGCCGTGTGCGCAGCGCCCCGCGCCCGGGCTGGAAGCAGATCATCGAGGGCCAGGGGCTGGTGTACGGCTCCCCCGGCGTCGATACCAACGGCCAGCCCCGGCCCTACTGGGACGAATCGGTGCACTACGAGTTCGATATGGACGAGATCCTCGCGCTCGAGGCCCAGGTCGAAGTGCTGCACACCATGTGCCTGCATGCCATCGACAACATCATCCTCACCGAGCGACTCGCGGATTTCGGTCTGCCGCAATGGAGTTGGGAGCACATCACCAACTCCTGGAAGCGCTCGGACCCGCACATCTACGGCCGCTTCGATCTGCGCTACGACGGCCGCGGACCGGCAAAACTGCTGGAGTACAACGCCGATACGCCGACCTCCCTGCTCGAGGCGTCAATTGTGCAGTGGCACTGGCTGACCGACCTGCACCCGGACGACGATCAGTGGAACTCCCTGCACGAGAAGCTGGTCGAGCGCTGGGGTGAAATGCGCGACGTTCTGCCCAGCACCCAATTGCACTTCACCTGGTCGGGCGCGGACGGCAGCGGTGAGGACAATGTCACCACCGCCTATATGCAGGAGACCGCCGCCGAGGCCGGCTTCGACACCATCGCCCTGCCCATCGAAGAGGTCGGATTCGATACGGAGCTCGAACGTTTCGTCGATCTGGCCGAGGCCCCGATCGAATCCATCTTCAAGCTGTACCCGTGGGAGTGGGCGCTCGACGACGACTTCGGCAAGCGCATCACACAATCGCTGCCGAGCACCATGTGGATCGAACCACTGTGGAAGACAATGCTTTCCAACAAGGCGCTGCTCGCGGTGCTCTGGGAGATGTACCCCGGCCACCCGAACCTGTTGCCCGCCTACCTCGATGACCCGCACGAGCTCACCGAATACATCCGCAAGCCGAAACTCGGCCGCGAGGGCGCGAATATGACCATTGTCGGCCCGGGCATGGAAACCGCCACCGGCGGCGTCTACGGCGAGGAGGGCTTCGTCTACCAGATGCTGGACCCGCTACCGGAATTCGACGGTATGCGGCCGGTGCTGGGCGCCTGGATCGTCGGCGACACCTCCGCCGGACTCGGCATTCGCGAGACGGTCGGCCTGATCACCGACGATACTTCTACTTTCGTACCGCACCGTATCCCGCAGTCCTGA
- a CDS encoding GtrA family protein, translating into MAVLDIPQRGATPVPGLADAYSYGTEAIAYGTEAVATGTEAVRTAGVRWTAQLGDWLRSDHTLAQLIRFALVGGLSNVGYLLLFLAFYGEGPQLANLTGSIVSTAIANELHRRLTFHAAGRVRWYTAQIEGGGLALAGLAITSGGLAILTNTAPGLGGFAEAAAVLAITAAVGTFRFLTLRLWVF; encoded by the coding sequence ATGGCTGTGCTGGACATCCCGCAGCGGGGCGCGACACCCGTCCCCGGTCTCGCCGACGCATACTCGTACGGCACCGAGGCCATCGCCTACGGCACCGAAGCCGTGGCCACCGGTACCGAGGCCGTCCGGACAGCCGGAGTGCGCTGGACCGCACAGCTCGGCGACTGGTTGCGCAGCGACCACACCCTCGCCCAGCTCATTCGCTTCGCGTTGGTCGGCGGGCTCAGCAATGTCGGCTACCTGCTGCTGTTCCTGGCCTTCTACGGTGAGGGACCGCAGCTCGCGAATCTGACCGGTTCGATCGTGAGCACCGCGATCGCCAATGAACTGCATCGGCGGCTGACCTTCCACGCGGCCGGCCGCGTGCGCTGGTACACCGCGCAGATCGAGGGCGGCGGGCTGGCGCTGGCGGGTCTGGCCATCACCTCGGGCGGGCTCGCGATCCTGACCAATACCGCGCCCGGACTGGGCGGCTTCGCGGAAGCCGCTGCGGTACTGGCGATCACGGCGGCCGTGGGCACCTTCCGCTTCCTGACGCTGCGTCTGTGGGTGTTCTGA
- the rsmD gene encoding 16S rRNA (guanine(966)-N(2))-methyltransferase RsmD: protein MTRIIGGTAGGRRLRVPPEGTRPTSDRVREALFNMLASRMDFDDTRVLDLYAGSGALGLEALSRGASHALLVEADRKAATVIRGNMTDLGLSGADLRTTTVASLLGRSAVGVGASSPAGGPYDLVFSDPPYDLDVTEVEDDLRALVQGGWLHPEALVVVERSTRSPELKWPEGFTPLKSRTYGETRLDLAEYEP from the coding sequence ATGACCCGGATCATCGGAGGCACCGCGGGCGGACGCCGGCTACGCGTCCCGCCCGAGGGCACCCGCCCCACCTCGGACCGTGTCCGCGAGGCGCTCTTCAATATGCTCGCCTCCCGCATGGATTTCGACGACACCCGCGTCCTGGACCTGTACGCCGGTTCCGGCGCGCTCGGCCTGGAAGCCCTGTCCCGTGGCGCGTCCCACGCCCTGCTGGTCGAAGCCGACCGCAAGGCCGCCACGGTGATTCGCGGCAATATGACCGACCTCGGTCTCTCCGGCGCGGACCTGCGCACCACTACGGTCGCCTCCCTGCTCGGCCGCAGCGCAGTAGGCGTCGGCGCATCCTCGCCGGCAGGCGGCCCCTACGACCTGGTCTTCTCCGATCCGCCCTACGACCTCGACGTCACCGAGGTGGAAGACGACCTGCGCGCCCTCGTGCAGGGCGGCTGGCTCCACCCCGAAGCCCTGGTCGTCGTGGAACGCTCCACCCGTTCCCCCGAACTGAAGTGGCCCGAGGGCTTCACACCCCTGAAATCCCGCACCTACGGCGAAACCCGACTGGATCTCGCCGAATACGAGCCGTAG
- the rpmF gene encoding 50S ribosomal protein L32, which yields MAVPKRRMSRSNTHSRRSQWKASAPTLITCPNRACGQATLPHIACPSCGTYKGRQVTAAV from the coding sequence GTGGCCGTTCCGAAGCGCCGGATGTCCCGTTCCAACACCCACTCGCGCCGGAGCCAGTGGAAGGCCAGTGCGCCTACCCTGATCACCTGCCCGAACCGGGCCTGCGGCCAGGCGACCCTGCCGCACATCGCGTGCCCTTCCTGCGGCACGTACAAGGGCCGCCAGGTCACCGCTGCGGTTTGA
- the coaD gene encoding pantetheine-phosphate adenylyltransferase has protein sequence MAGALCPGSFDPVTNGHLDVITRAAAQFDEVVVTVMINPNKKGMFTVEERMELIREVTAHLPNVRTESWQGLLVDFARAQGLTAIIKGLRDATDFGYELQMAQMNRKLSGVDTFFIATNPLYGFVSSSLVKEVASYGGDIADLLPPAVHKQLLARIAERRG, from the coding sequence ATGGCTGGAGCACTCTGCCCGGGGTCGTTCGACCCGGTGACCAATGGACATCTCGATGTGATCACGCGAGCGGCCGCGCAATTCGACGAGGTCGTTGTGACGGTGATGATCAACCCCAACAAGAAGGGGATGTTCACCGTCGAGGAGCGGATGGAGCTGATTCGGGAGGTCACTGCGCACCTGCCGAATGTTCGCACCGAATCCTGGCAAGGCCTGCTCGTGGATTTCGCTCGCGCACAAGGCCTTACCGCCATCATCAAGGGATTGCGGGATGCCACGGACTTCGGGTACGAGCTGCAGATGGCGCAGATGAACCGCAAGCTGTCCGGGGTCGACACCTTCTTCATCGCCACCAACCCGCTCTACGGCTTCGTCTCCAGCTCGCTGGTGAAGGAGGTCGCCTCCTACGGCGGCGATATCGCGGATCTGCTGCCGCCGGCCGTGCACAAGCAACTGCTCGCGCGCATTGCCGAACGACGCGGCTGA
- a CDS encoding DUF350 domain-containing protein, with protein MITTVALEAGYWSSVGRGVGAIVLYALVGLGLMLIGFYAVDLTTPGKLRAMVSQGLPNAVVVSAAGMLSMAFIVVLAIYAQAGKLSEGLIAALIYGLVGIVAQVISVRVIEYALGIDIGAVLEAPEFSTDSLIVAAAHFALGLVVAVAIL; from the coding sequence ATGATCACCACCGTGGCGCTCGAAGCGGGATATTGGAGTTCAGTGGGCCGTGGCGTAGGCGCCATCGTCCTCTACGCCCTGGTCGGCCTCGGGCTCATGCTCATCGGCTTCTACGCGGTGGACCTGACCACCCCCGGCAAGCTGCGCGCCATGGTCTCCCAGGGCCTGCCCAATGCGGTGGTGGTCAGCGCCGCGGGCATGCTCAGCATGGCCTTCATCGTGGTGCTGGCCATCTACGCGCAGGCGGGCAAGCTGTCCGAGGGCCTCATCGCGGCCCTCATCTACGGCCTGGTCGGCATCGTCGCCCAGGTGATCTCGGTCCGCGTCATCGAATACGCCCTCGGCATAGACATCGGCGCCGTCCTCGAGGCTCCCGAGTTCAGCACCGATTCCCTGATCGTGGCCGCCGCCCACTTCGCCCTCGGCCTGGTCGTCGCCGTCGCGATCCTCTAG
- a CDS encoding dihydrofolate reductase family protein: MRKLTYYVAATIDGFIATENGSVDFFPVGGDHGPAIVAQYPETLPTKVRESLGVDTKPSMTFDTVIMGRKTHDFGVRTGTSSPYSHLRQYVVSQTLPEAPDPDVELIAEDPLARVRELKREKGLGIWLCGGGELAQTLLPEIDQIFLKVYPIVLGTGRPLFGAGARLPEATRFRVLTSRIFEDGVAFLKYSRVR, encoded by the coding sequence ATGCGCAAACTGACCTATTACGTCGCGGCCACCATCGACGGGTTCATCGCCACCGAGAACGGTTCGGTGGACTTCTTCCCGGTGGGAGGTGATCACGGTCCCGCGATCGTCGCGCAGTATCCGGAGACGCTGCCCACCAAGGTGCGGGAATCGCTCGGTGTGGACACCAAGCCGAGCATGACCTTCGACACGGTGATCATGGGCCGTAAGACGCACGATTTCGGCGTGCGGACGGGCACCTCCAGCCCGTATTCGCATCTGCGGCAGTACGTGGTGTCGCAGACGCTGCCGGAGGCCCCCGATCCGGATGTGGAACTCATCGCCGAGGATCCGCTGGCGCGGGTGCGCGAGCTCAAGCGGGAGAAGGGGCTCGGCATCTGGTTGTGCGGCGGTGGCGAGCTGGCCCAGACCCTGCTGCCGGAGATCGATCAGATCTTCCTGAAGGTCTATCCCATCGTGCTGGGCACGGGCCGGCCGCTGTTCGGTGCGGGCGCCCGGCTGCCCGAGGCCACCCGCTTCCGGGTGCTCACCAGCCGCATCTTCGAGGACGGCGTGGCCTTCCTGAAGTACAGCCGGGTGCGCTAG
- the mutM gene encoding bifunctional DNA-formamidopyrimidine glycosylase/DNA-(apurinic or apyrimidinic site) lyase, with protein sequence MPELPEVEVVRRGLTEHVVGRVVRAVTVGHPRSVRRHEPGGADLAARLTGLRVESAKRRGKFLWLTFDEPDTSLVVHLGMSGQMLVQPADAPREKHAHIIATLDSGQELRFIDQRTFGGWQLADLVEVEGTLLPEPVAHIGRDPLDPLFDADRVVKGLRAKQSEIKRVLLDQTIVSGVGNIYADEALWRAGIHGERVAAKLTRPALHGLLTEAGTVMSEALQAGGTSFDALYVNVNGQSGYFERSLNAYGREHEPCRRCGAPMVREKFMNRSSFSCPRCQPRPRG encoded by the coding sequence ATGCCCGAACTTCCCGAAGTCGAAGTCGTCCGACGCGGTCTCACCGAACATGTGGTGGGCCGCGTCGTTCGCGCTGTTACGGTCGGGCACCCGCGATCGGTGCGGCGGCACGAGCCCGGCGGCGCGGATCTCGCCGCCCGTCTCACCGGCCTGCGGGTCGAATCCGCCAAGCGGCGCGGCAAATTCCTGTGGCTCACCTTCGATGAGCCCGATACCTCACTCGTGGTGCACCTGGGCATGAGCGGGCAGATGCTGGTGCAGCCTGCCGACGCTCCCCGGGAGAAGCACGCGCATATCATCGCGACCCTCGATTCCGGGCAGGAGTTGCGCTTCATCGATCAGCGCACCTTCGGCGGCTGGCAGTTGGCCGATCTGGTCGAGGTCGAGGGGACGCTGCTGCCGGAACCGGTGGCGCATATCGGCCGCGACCCCCTGGATCCGCTGTTCGACGCGGATCGGGTGGTGAAGGGCTTGCGCGCCAAGCAGTCCGAGATCAAGCGGGTGCTGCTGGATCAGACCATCGTGTCCGGCGTCGGCAATATCTATGCCGACGAGGCGCTGTGGCGGGCCGGAATTCACGGCGAGCGGGTGGCGGCCAAGCTGACTCGCCCCGCACTGCACGGACTGCTCACCGAGGCCGGGACGGTGATGAGCGAGGCGCTGCAGGCGGGCGGCACGTCCTTCGACGCCCTCTACGTGAACGTGAACGGCCAGTCCGGCTACTTCGAGCGTTCCCTCAACGCCTACGGCCGCGAGCACGAGCCGTGCCGTCGCTGCGGTGCGCCGATGGTCCGCGAGAAGTTCATGAACCGTTCGTCCTTCTCCTGCCCGCGCTGCCAGCCGCGCCCGCGCGGCTGA
- a CDS encoding DivIVA domain-containing protein has product MYRVFEALDELVAIIEEARGIPPTRNCIVPRGEVLELLDDVREALPGELDDAQDVLDHRDKIVTDARNSADTTVTGANEQAHLTVTGARDEADRILSDAKAHADRMVAEARAHAEHLVGSAEAEAERVVTDGNNEYEAVTGRARSEADRMVASGQASYDRSVAEGKAEQDRLVSATEVVRAAHAESARLIDGATADSDRLRTECDEYVDGKLADFEETLHSTLRIIGRGRHQVRSGTPVQDYAGEFRR; this is encoded by the coding sequence ATGTACCGCGTATTCGAAGCACTCGACGAACTCGTGGCCATCATCGAGGAGGCGCGGGGTATCCCGCCGACTCGGAACTGCATCGTGCCGCGTGGTGAGGTGCTCGAACTACTCGACGATGTGCGTGAGGCGCTGCCCGGCGAGCTCGACGACGCCCAGGACGTGCTCGATCACCGCGACAAGATCGTCACCGACGCCCGCAATTCCGCCGATACCACCGTGACCGGCGCGAACGAGCAGGCGCACCTGACCGTCACCGGTGCTCGCGACGAAGCCGATCGCATCCTCTCCGATGCCAAGGCGCACGCCGATCGCATGGTCGCCGAGGCCCGCGCGCACGCCGAGCACCTCGTCGGTTCGGCGGAGGCGGAGGCCGAGCGGGTGGTCACCGACGGCAATAACGAGTACGAGGCCGTCACCGGCCGGGCCCGTTCCGAGGCCGATCGCATGGTCGCCTCCGGTCAGGCCTCCTACGACCGTTCGGTCGCCGAGGGCAAGGCCGAGCAGGATCGATTGGTCTCCGCGACCGAGGTGGTGCGGGCCGCGCACGCCGAATCCGCCCGTCTCATCGACGGCGCGACGGCCGACTCCGACCGCCTGCGCACCGAATGCGACGAGTACGTCGACGGCAAGCTGGCCGATTTCGAGGAGACCCTGCACAGCACGCTGCGTATCATCGGCCGCGGCCGCCACCAGGTGCGTTCCGGTACGCCCGTGCAGGATTATGCGGGGGAGTTCCGCCGGTAG
- a CDS encoding YceD family protein, with amino-acid sequence MSAESGSKPRHRLTTSDDVGFMLDTRSLGRKPGSMRELKRTVVTDEKIGLEMVGIPAGAQVELDLTMQSVSEGVLIIGTVSAPVEGECSRCLEPFTDQVELYLTELFAYPDSNTEKTTEEDEIHRLVDDMIELEPVVIDSVGLELSLQPVCEPDCAGLCPECGVRMAIAGSGHGHDILDPRWAGLAKLTVADDEVVSDLAPGSGASGAAPDPSTDSELTGHSGAVSPRTEEK; translated from the coding sequence ATGTCCGCCGAATCCGGTTCCAAGCCGCGTCATCGTCTTACGACGTCCGACGACGTCGGCTTCATGCTGGACACGCGCAGCCTCGGGCGTAAGCCCGGCTCGATGCGTGAGCTGAAGCGGACGGTTGTCACCGACGAGAAGATCGGCCTCGAAATGGTCGGCATTCCCGCAGGTGCGCAGGTCGAGCTCGACCTCACCATGCAGTCGGTGTCCGAGGGCGTGCTGATCATCGGCACGGTGTCGGCGCCCGTCGAAGGCGAATGCTCGCGCTGCCTGGAACCGTTCACGGACCAGGTCGAGCTGTACCTCACCGAGCTGTTCGCCTACCCGGACAGCAATACCGAGAAGACCACCGAGGAAGACGAGATCCATCGTCTGGTGGACGACATGATCGAACTCGAGCCGGTGGTCATCGACTCCGTCGGGTTGGAACTGTCGCTGCAGCCGGTCTGCGAGCCGGACTGTGCGGGATTGTGCCCGGAATGCGGTGTACGGATGGCGATTGCGGGTTCCGGCCATGGTCATGACATACTTGACCCTCGCTGGGCCGGGCTCGCGAAATTGACCGTCGCCGACGACGAAGTCGTCAGTGATCTAGCCCCCGGAAGCGGCGCCTCTGGCGCTGCGCCGGACCCATCAACAGATTCTGAACTCACGGGGCACAGTGGCGCCGTGAGTCCGAGGACAGAGGAGAAGTAG
- the rnc gene encoding ribonuclease III, translating to MTASKDAAEGPAVGDSADHSSLLEALGVGLRPDLLRLALTHRSYAYENGGLPTNERLEFLGDSVLGLSITERLYLEHPEKSEGELAKLRASVVNMHALAEVARVLGPGGLGVHLLLGKGEELTGGRDKPSILADGMESLLGAVHLEHGIDVARTVVLTLFAALLERGPRMGAGLDWKTSLQELTAERGIGVPSYEITSTGPDHDKEFTATAVIGGKAYGQGVGRSKKEAEQKAAGAAYQQLNAAEKPAEGTAQ from the coding sequence GTGACCGCCAGCAAGGACGCGGCGGAGGGGCCCGCCGTGGGTGACTCCGCCGACCATTCCAGCCTGCTCGAAGCGCTCGGCGTCGGCCTGCGTCCGGACCTGTTGCGCCTCGCGCTCACCCACCGGTCGTATGCCTACGAGAACGGCGGGCTGCCGACCAACGAGCGCCTGGAATTTCTGGGCGACTCCGTGCTCGGCCTGAGCATTACCGAACGCCTGTACCTCGAGCATCCCGAAAAATCCGAAGGCGAGTTGGCGAAGCTGCGCGCGAGCGTAGTGAATATGCACGCCCTCGCCGAGGTGGCCCGGGTGCTTGGTCCGGGTGGTCTCGGTGTGCACCTGCTGCTTGGTAAGGGCGAAGAGCTCACCGGTGGCCGGGACAAGCCGAGCATCCTTGCCGATGGCATGGAATCACTGCTCGGAGCCGTGCATCTCGAGCACGGCATCGATGTGGCACGCACTGTGGTGCTGACGCTGTTCGCGGCGTTGCTCGAGCGTGGCCCCCGCATGGGAGCCGGGCTCGACTGGAAGACCAGCCTGCAGGAGCTGACCGCCGAACGCGGAATCGGCGTGCCCAGTTACGAAATCACCTCCACCGGGCCCGACCACGACAAGGAGTTCACCGCCACCGCGGTGATCGGTGGGAAGGCGTACGGCCAGGGGGTGGGCCGTTCCAAGAAGGAAGCGGAGCAGAAGGCCGCGGGCGCTGCCTATCAGCAGCTGAACGCCGCCGAGAAGCCCGCCGAAGGCACGGCGCAGTAA
- a CDS encoding pyruvate carboxylase encodes MFSKVLVANRGEIAIRAFRAAYELGIGTVAVFPYEDRNSVHRLKADEAYQIGEPGHPVRAYLSIAEIISAAKSAGADAIYPGYGFLSENPDLAAACAAEGITFVGPSAHVLELTGNKARAIAAAKAAGLPVLASSEPSSEVDELVAAAESMHFPLFVKAVAGGGGRGMRRVADKAQLREAIEAAAREAESAFGDATVFLEQAVINPRHIEVQILADQRGNVIHLFERDCSLQRRHQKVIEMAPAPNLDPALRERICADAVAFAKEINYSCAGTVEFLLDERGNHVFIEMNPRIQVEHTVTEEITDVDLVQSQMRIAAGETLEDLGLSQDSIVIRGAALQCRITTEDPANGFRPDTGRITGYRSPGGAGVRLDGGTNVGAEVGAYFDSMLVKLTCRGRDFQTAMARARRSVAEFRIRGVTTNIPFLLAVLDDPDFRAGRVTTSFIDERPQLLTLKSSADRGTKILNYLADVTVNKPHGTRPTKLYPHDKLPAIDTTVPPPAGSRQRLLELGPEGFARALRAQPGVAVTDTTFRDAHQSLLATRVRTNGLLDVAGHVARLTPELLSIECWGGATYDVALRFLYEDPWERLAVLREAVPNINLQMLLRGRNTVGYTPYPEKVTRAFVSEATATGIDIFRIFDALNNVDQMRPAIDAVCETGTAVAEVAMSYTGDLSNPNENLYTLDYYLKLAEQIVEAGAHIIGIKDMAGLLRAPAAATLVTALRREFDLPVHVHTHDTPGGQLATYLSAWQAGADAVDGASAPMAGTTSQPALSAIVAAAANSPHDTGLSLQNVCDLEPYWESLRKVYGPFESGLPGPTGRVYTHEIPGGQLSNLRQQAIALGLGDQFEEVEAKYAAADRLLGRLVKVTPSSKVVGDLALALVGSGVDVEDFASDPGRYDIPDSVIGFLRGELGTPAGGWPEPFRTRALAGRGPAKPETQLTATDEAGLAGSSEERRGTLNRLLFPAPTAEFLAHREKFGDTTGLSANQFFYGLRHDEEHRVQLDKGVTLLIGLEAISEPDERGMRTVMCILNGQLRPITVRDRSIASEVPAAEKADKNNAGHIAAPFAGVVTLAVSEGDSVTAGDTIGTIEAMKMEAAITAPRAGTVRRVAISKVQQVEGGDLLVDVNITETAAE; translated from the coding sequence ATGTTCTCCAAAGTCCTGGTCGCCAACCGCGGCGAGATCGCCATTCGCGCATTCCGCGCGGCCTACGAACTCGGCATCGGCACCGTCGCGGTGTTTCCGTACGAGGACCGCAACTCGGTTCATCGTTTGAAAGCCGACGAGGCGTACCAGATCGGCGAGCCCGGACATCCGGTACGCGCGTACCTGTCCATTGCGGAGATCATCAGCGCGGCCAAGTCCGCCGGCGCCGACGCCATCTACCCCGGCTACGGATTTCTTTCCGAGAACCCGGATCTGGCGGCAGCGTGTGCGGCGGAGGGCATCACCTTCGTCGGGCCGTCGGCGCATGTGCTCGAGCTGACCGGTAACAAGGCGCGCGCGATCGCCGCCGCCAAGGCCGCCGGATTGCCGGTGCTCGCCTCCAGTGAGCCGTCCTCGGAGGTGGACGAATTGGTCGCCGCTGCCGAGAGCATGCACTTCCCGCTCTTCGTGAAGGCTGTGGCCGGTGGTGGCGGGCGCGGTATGCGCCGGGTCGCGGACAAGGCGCAGTTGCGTGAGGCCATCGAAGCCGCTGCGCGGGAGGCGGAGTCGGCGTTCGGTGATGCGACGGTGTTCCTGGAGCAGGCGGTGATCAATCCTCGTCATATCGAGGTGCAGATTCTTGCTGATCAGCGGGGCAATGTGATTCATCTGTTCGAGCGGGATTGTTCGTTGCAGCGGCGGCATCAGAAGGTGATCGAGATGGCGCCCGCGCCGAATCTGGATCCTGCACTGCGGGAGCGGATTTGCGCGGATGCGGTGGCATTCGCGAAGGAGATCAACTATTCCTGCGCGGGGACGGTGGAGTTCCTGCTGGATGAGCGTGGCAATCACGTATTCATCGAGATGAATCCGCGTATTCAGGTGGAGCACACGGTGACCGAGGAGATCACCGATGTGGATCTGGTGCAGTCGCAGATGCGGATCGCGGCGGGGGAGACCCTGGAAGATCTTGGGTTGAGCCAGGATTCGATCGTCATCCGGGGCGCGGCCCTGCAGTGCCGTATCACCACCGAGGATCCGGCCAACGGCTTCCGCCCGGACACCGGTCGTATCACCGGTTACCGCAGTCCCGGCGGCGCGGGTGTGCGCCTCGACGGCGGTACCAATGTCGGTGCGGAGGTCGGTGCGTACTTCGATTCTATGCTGGTGAAGCTCACCTGCCGCGGCCGCGACTTCCAGACCGCCATGGCCCGCGCCCGGCGGTCGGTGGCCGAGTTCCGCATTCGTGGCGTCACGACCAATATTCCGTTCCTGCTGGCGGTGCTCGACGATCCGGACTTCCGGGCCGGACGCGTCACCACCTCGTTCATCGACGAGCGCCCGCAGCTGCTGACGCTGAAGAGCTCGGCCGACCGCGGCACCAAGATCTTGAACTACCTCGCCGACGTCACCGTGAACAAGCCGCACGGGACCCGGCCCACGAAGCTGTACCCGCACGACAAGCTGCCCGCCATCGACACCACCGTGCCGCCGCCGGCCGGATCGCGGCAGCGTCTGCTGGAACTGGGGCCGGAGGGCTTCGCCCGGGCGCTGCGGGCGCAGCCCGGTGTGGCGGTCACCGACACCACCTTCCGTGACGCGCACCAGTCGCTGCTGGCCACCCGGGTGCGGACCAATGGTCTGCTGGATGTGGCGGGGCATGTCGCGCGTTTGACGCCGGAGCTGCTGTCTATCGAATGCTGGGGTGGGGCAACGTATGACGTGGCGTTGCGGTTCCTGTACGAGGATCCGTGGGAGCGGTTGGCCGTACTGCGTGAAGCCGTGCCGAATATCAACCTGCAGATGCTGCTGCGCGGTCGTAATACCGTCGGCTATACGCCCTACCCCGAAAAGGTCACGCGCGCTTTCGTTTCCGAAGCGACGGCAACGGGCATCGATATCTTCCGTATCTTCGACGCGCTCAACAATGTCGATCAGATGCGCCCGGCGATCGACGCGGTGTGCGAAACCGGCACTGCCGTAGCGGAAGTCGCCATGAGCTACACCGGCGATCTGTCCAACCCGAACGAGAACCTCTACACCCTCGACTACTACCTCAAGCTCGCCGAGCAGATCGTCGAGGCCGGGGCGCACATCATCGGCATCAAGGACATGGCGGGCCTGCTGCGTGCACCGGCCGCCGCGACCCTGGTGACCGCGCTGCGGCGCGAATTCGACCTGCCGGTGCATGTGCACACCCACGACACCCCGGGCGGGCAGCTCGCCACCTATCTGTCGGCGTGGCAGGCCGGAGCGGATGCCGTCGACGGTGCGAGTGCGCCGATGGCCGGTACCACCAGTCAGCCCGCGCTGTCGGCAATCGTTGCCGCAGCGGCGAATTCACCGCACGATACCGGGCTGAGCCTGCAGAATGTGTGTGACCTGGAGCCGTACTGGGAGTCGCTGCGCAAGGTCTACGGGCCCTTCGAATCCGGGCTGCCGGGCCCGACGGGACGCGTGTACACCCACGAGATTCCCGGCGGGCAGTTGTCGAATCTGCGGCAGCAGGCGATTGCGCTGGGTCTGGGTGATCAGTTCGAGGAGGTCGAGGCCAAATATGCTGCGGCCGACCGTCTTCTGGGTCGTTTGGTCAAGGTGACCCCGTCCTCCAAGGTCGTCGGCGACCTGGCTTTGGCGCTCGTCGGCTCCGGTGTTGATGTCGAGGATTTCGCTTCCGATCCGGGTCGTTACGACATTCCGGATTCGGTGATCGGTTTCCTGCGTGGTGAACTCGGCACTCCGGCCGGTGGCTGGCCTGAACCGTTCCGCACCCGTGCGCTTGCCGGTCGTGGTCCGGCCAAGCCGGAAACCCAGCTCACCGCCACCGACGAAGCGGGCCTCGCCGGTAGCTCCGAAGAGCGGCGCGGGACGCTGAACCGGCTGCTGTTCCCCGCCCCGACCGCCGAATTCCTCGCGCACCGTGAGAAGTTCGGCGATACCACCGGCCTGTCCGCCAACCAGTTCTTCTACGGCCTGCGCCACGACGAAGAGCACCGCGTCCAGCTGGACAAGGGCGTCACGCTGCTCATCGGCCTGGAAGCCATCTCCGAGCCCGACGAGCGCGGTATGCGCACGGTCATGTGCATCCTCAATGGCCAGCTCCGCCCCATCACCGTGCGGGACCGCTCCATAGCCAGTGAGGTCCCGGCCGCCGAGAAGGCAGACAAGAACAACGCCGGCCATATCGCCGCACCGTTTGCCGGCGTGGTCACCCTCGCTGTCTCCGAAGGTGATTCGGTCACGGCGGGCGACACCATCGGCACCATCGAGGCCATGAAGATGGAGGCCGCCATCACCGCCCCGCGGGCGGGCACGGTGCGCCGGGTCGCCATCAGCAAGGTCCAGCAGGTCGAAGGCGGGGATCTGCTGGTGGACGTGAACATCACCGAGACAGCCGCCGAATGA